The sequence below is a genomic window from Candidatus Zixiibacteriota bacterium.
TCAAAAGAGTTAAAATCAAACTCGGGGGTCAGTTTATTGACTTTGATAACCGCTCCGGAAGCGAATAAGGAGTCGAGAAAAAGATAGGTGCAATCGGGACCGAAAAGGAATTTTCCGCGAAGGTGACTTGGCATAGATTGGAGACGTCGCGCGCCTTTCGATTGTAAAGGGAGCTGGAAGATTCCTTGATGCCCAAAAACTTCCCCATAATGAAGGCAAGCAAGGGAATTGACCTCATCGTTCGAGGTCAAAGCCAGCAGCCGTCCGATACCGGTCAGGTCAATATGCTGCGGGGTTTCTTCGGAAAGGGCGCTTCCCTGATAGGTTGTTAAATCCATCATTCGCGCCGTCGAGATATTCTCCGCGTTGGTATCGACCAGAACGACTTTCACGCCGAGATTCTTGAGAGCGGCCGCAATTTCCCGCGCCCATTTGTGGGCGCCGATAATGAGAAATCCCTGTGGCTCGGCGCCGGAAATGCCAAGCCATCGAGCCAGCGGGGCGGCAAGCAAGCCATAGACGGTAACGGTGCCGATGATAACCATAAAGGTCAACGGCACCAGCCGTTCGGCATCGGCATATCCCTGGTCCGCCAGTTTGAGAGCGAAAACCGAGGTGACGGCGGCGGCGACCACGCCGCGAGGAGCCATAGCGGCAATAAAAAACTTATCTTTCCAGGTGAGGTTAGAGCCGCGCGCCGAGAGTAGTGTCGAAAGAGGGCGAGCCAGCAAGACAAGGATCAGTAAAAAGACAAATACCTGGATATCAAAATAGAAGATATCATCGATGGAAAGTCGGGCGGAAAGAACAATAAACAGAGCGGCAATCAAAAGAACCCGGAGGTTTTCCTTGAATTCGATGATATGTTTGACATTTATCCACTTCTGATTGGTCAGGGCGATACCCATAATGGTAGTTGCCAGGAGTCCCGATTCAGCCCTCAGGAAATTGGAAAGAGTATAAGCGCCGACGACCGACATCAGGGCGACCGGATTTTGAAGAAAATCCGGAATCCAGCCGCGATAAAGAAGCAGCACCAGAAGACCGGCGACCAGGATTCCCGCCAGAGAGCCTATTAGGACTGTCTTGAAAAAACCGGAGAGGACTGCGACCGTGGCGCTCTCAAAACCGCCGGAGAGAATTGCTTCAAAGACCAGAAGGGCGAGCATGGCGCCGACCGGGTCGATAAGAATCCCTTCCCATTTGACTACGGAACCGGCCGCGCCAGTGGGACGAACATGGCGAAGCAGAGGAATTATCACGGTAGGTCCGGTCACCACCAGAATCGCTCCCCAGAGAACCGAGAGCGGGAAACTCAACTGCAGAATATAATAGGCAGCCGCGGCGGAAATAATCCAGGTCAAAAAAGCGCCAACCGTGATAAGATTGCGGATGACTTTTCCGGAGGCTCGCAGTTCCGCGATATTAAGGCTCATACCGCCTTCAAACAGGATTATGGCGACCGAGACAGAAACCAGCGGCAGAAGAATTTCTCCGAGAAGTTCATCCGGTTTCAGGAAGCCGGTCACCGGTCCGGCGATAAAGCCGCAAATCAGAAGCAGCAGGATGGATGGAAGGCGCAATCGCCAGGCAAGCCACTGGGCAGCGACGCCGATTATCAGAATGCTGACCAATCCTATCAGTAAGTTTTCGTGCATAAGCCTTAAGATTAATGATAAGCCTCAACTCAGGAGGCGGTTTCTTTCTTTCGACCAATAAACGCTTTCAATTCCGCCAGAGTGGTGGTGTCGGCGAGAATCAGAAGCAGGTCGCCCGCTTCGATAATGGTTTGCCCCCCGGGAACCAGATATTCGTCATTGCGCAGAATCAATGCGACCAGCACCCCCTTCGGAAAATGAATATCAAGAAGTCTCTTCCCGGTTACAAAGGAATCGGGGGGGACAAAGATATCCACCAGTTCCCCTTTGGAGCCGGGAGCCGGCTCGAATTCGAGGGGATATCGGGCTTTAAGAAATAGTGGTGAATCGACTCTAAGCAAGCGGGCGACAAAAGGAATAGTTGTCCCCTGCACGACCACAGAGAGCATGACAATAAAAAAGACTACGTTGAAAATCATTTCCGATTGCTCAATACCGGAAAGCATCGGGAAGGTTGCCAGAATAATCGGCACCGCGCCGCGCAAACCGACCCACATGACCATCGCTTTTTCGCGCAGTTTCATCTTCCAGGGAAGCAGCGTAATAAAAACGCTGAGCGGCCGCGCCACCAGAACCAGGAAAGCGGCGGTAAAGATACCGACTCCCCAGACATAGGAGAGATGTGACGGCAGCACCAAGAGTCCCAGGGTCAGGAACATGATAATCTGCATCAGCCAGGCGATGCCGTCATGAAAGCGAACCAGGCTCTTCTTATGGACAAAGTCGCTGTTGGCAAGAAGCAGACCGGCCAGATAGACAGCGAGAAATCCGTTGCCGCCGATTATGGCGGTCAGGCCGTAAATCAAAAACACCATCGTAAAAGTCAGCACCGGATAAAGCCCTTCATATTCCAGTTTGATATGATTGAGAAGATAGGTAAGGCCGCGCGCCATCAGGAAACCGATGGCGGCACCAATTGTCATCTGCTGGACAAAGAGAAGTACTAAATCAAGAAAACTGAGAGTCGGCTCGCCAATAAGCCTGATCATACCTATGGTCAAAAAGACGGCGGTCGGGTCGTTACTCCCTGATTCCAGTTCCAGAAGCGGCTTGAGTTCGCCTTTCAGGCTGACCTTGCGGGAGCGCAGTACGGCAAAGACAGCGGCGGCATCGGTAGAGGAGACAATCGCCCCCAAAAGCAAACCTTCGTGCAAGGACAGGTCAAGAACGACTATCGTGAACCAGGCGACCAGAAGCGCGGTAAGAAAGACGCCCACTGTCGAAAGGGCGAGCCCTTTCCAGACCACGGGTCGGACCGATTTCCATTCGGTGTCAAGACCGCCGGAGAAGAGAATCAGAGCCAGGGCGGCAACACCGAGCGACTGCGCCAGCCAGGGGTCATCAAACTGGATTTTTCCTATCCCCTCGGCCCCGGCAAGCATTCCGATTATGATGAAAAGAAGAACCGCCGGCACTCCCAGCCGTCCGGAGAACTTGCTGGAGATGATGCTCAGCAATAATAGAATCGAGGCGCCGGCCAGAAGATATTCTATCGAAGGCATAGATTCCTGTCAGTCCTCAATCTTTCTTAAGGTGGTGGTCTTCTATCAGTTCTGCCCGGAACTGCTCATTTAGCCAGATGCCGATTATCCGCTCAATTTCCGGGAAATCCCAGGAGCGGAGAATCTCTATTGAGCGGCGGAGTTGTTCCAGTTGCTTCTCTTTCGGGACCGGATTGCCCACACAGTCATAATGCGCTACCAGCACCACGGTGCGGGTGGCGTGTGCCCGCAGGGAAATCTGAAGCATCCGTTTTACTGAGTGGAGCAAGCGCTCATCCTGGGCGGCAAAAGCGCCAATCATCCCCGGTTCGGTTATCATATCGACGCAGTCAACTTTTAAGTGCTGCTTTATCCATTCCGTTGCCGGAATTATGGTGCGGCCATCCATGCAATTTATGGCGGCGGCGAAGGTAGGTCGGTTCATGGCTGTTCTCCCGGTTTATGGCTTGGTCGATTGCCAATGAATAAGGGAAAAGGGGCCAAAAGTCAAAATTTTTCGAGGCTATCAGGAATTGCGCGTTGGGGCTAAAAAACCGGACAATTTTTGCCGATATCTAAAAAAATCGACCTGCAAGCCGTATATTTTTAAGGTAATAGCGGAGATGGAACCATGAGAAAAGTAACGCTGTCGATGACACTTCTGTTTCTGGCGGTGGCGATTGCGGCACAGGATAAAGCCGAGAAAGAGAAAGTCGCCAAGGCGGAATTTGTCCTGAAATTGATTGAAAACGTAACCTGGCCCGCGGAGCAGAGGGCGGATGACGAAACTGTCACGGTGATTACCGTGGTGGGGACAAGTTCGCTGGCGTCGTACCTGAAAGGGGCGGCGGAGAAGCTGAATGGCTCAACTAAAAAGGTGGAAGTTCGGGAGGGGGGACTGGATGCCGACCTGAGCGGCTCGCATATGGTCTTTATTGCTGCCACAGAACTTGCCGACCTGGCGGCCGTCTTAAAAAAGGTGAGCGGTCAGCCGATTTTCACCATGAGTGACAACGGCAATTTTGCCGGATACGGCGTAATGCTCGATTTCTTGAAAGATGACGGGGGCAAAGTGAGTTATGCGGTCAACAAGATGGCTCTAAAGGGTGCCGGACTGAAATTAAGCGACGGCGTTCTCAAACAGGCGAAGAAGACCTACGGATGATGGCACTCAAGATGAGAAGTTCAAAGAGCCGAGCCGATATGAGGCCCGGCTTTTCTGTTTGGGCAATTCTCAGAATATTGTCTGGGTACCCTACGCGGGGCCGGGAGCCGTTTTCTGATGGCGCGCAGCATCTGACTAACTCCCCCCTCTGTATAGTTCCAGACTTGCGGAATCGACATTACGCTCATCCTCCGAAGCGCAAGCCAATTCGAGCATACTGGTTGGGCTTGAGGTCATACGATGAGGTTTCGGTATCCCCATCAAAGAATTCAAACCTGTGCAGAGCGATTATCCCGGACTCCACTTGCAGACGAGTGAATTTTGTCAAACTTATTTTGATTGCCGCTCCGGCAGTCAACATCGTGTATCGCACTTCAGGATTCGGCACGAGGTAGATATCCGGGTCCCCCCGAAAATTATTCCCGTCACCGGAAAGAACCAGACCCACATCAATTGCCGCGGCCGGACGATACCATAATTCCAGATTGTTTGGAATGATTCCCCTGGCAGCCAGATTTCTGCCGTTATTCCAGTCGAAAGCAAGTAAGGGAACAAATTCACCGCTTCCAAACAGGGTGGTATAAGCCGCGCCGAATCCAAGCGAAAATCTTTCGCTAAAGTGGCGAATGAAGACTGCCGCCGCCTGGAAATTAAAATCATCCTGGGAAATCTCAGCCTGAAGGTCCGATGCCAGAGTCGGAGTGCCCAGCGCCCAGACCGACCACTTCTGCGACAAGCGATGCTGCAGCATCAGGGTGTAACTGGCCGACTGAAGTCTCTCCAGTGGATAGACCAGTTCACGATA
It includes:
- a CDS encoding YfiR family protein, whose translation is MRKVTLSMTLLFLAVAIAAQDKAEKEKVAKAEFVLKLIENVTWPAEQRADDETVTVITVVGTSSLASYLKGAAEKLNGSTKKVEVREGGLDADLSGSHMVFIAATELADLAAVLKKVSGQPIFTMSDNGNFAGYGVMLDFLKDDGGKVSYAVNKMALKGAGLKLSDGVLKQAKKTYG
- a CDS encoding carbonic anhydrase encodes the protein MNRPTFAAAINCMDGRTIIPATEWIKQHLKVDCVDMITEPGMIGAFAAQDERLLHSVKRMLQISLRAHATRTVVLVAHYDCVGNPVPKEKQLEQLRRSIEILRSWDFPEIERIIGIWLNEQFRAELIEDHHLKKD
- a CDS encoding cation:proton antiporter, translated to MHENLLIGLVSILIIGVAAQWLAWRLRLPSILLLLICGFIAGPVTGFLKPDELLGEILLPLVSVSVAIILFEGGMSLNIAELRASGKVIRNLITVGAFLTWIISAAAAYYILQLSFPLSVLWGAILVVTGPTVIIPLLRHVRPTGAAGSVVKWEGILIDPVGAMLALLVFEAILSGGFESATVAVLSGFFKTVLIGSLAGILVAGLLVLLLYRGWIPDFLQNPVALMSVVGAYTLSNFLRAESGLLATTIMGIALTNQKWINVKHIIEFKENLRVLLIAALFIVLSARLSIDDIFYFDIQVFVFLLILVLLARPLSTLLSARGSNLTWKDKFFIAAMAPRGVVAAAVTSVFALKLADQGYADAERLVPLTFMVIIGTVTVYGLLAAPLARWLGISGAEPQGFLIIGAHKWAREIAAALKNLGVKVVLVDTNAENISTARMMDLTTYQGSALSEETPQHIDLTGIGRLLALTSNDEVNSLACLHYGEVFGHQGIFQLPLQSKGARRLQSMPSHLRGKFLFGPDCTYLFLDSLFASGAVIKVNKLTPEFDFNSFERHYRGSAVLLFVMNESGVVTPIIADKSVTPRPGQTIVSIVKSPD
- a CDS encoding potassium/proton antiporter, with the translated sequence MPSIEYLLAGASILLLLSIISSKFSGRLGVPAVLLFIIIGMLAGAEGIGKIQFDDPWLAQSLGVAALALILFSGGLDTEWKSVRPVVWKGLALSTVGVFLTALLVAWFTIVVLDLSLHEGLLLGAIVSSTDAAAVFAVLRSRKVSLKGELKPLLELESGSNDPTAVFLTIGMIRLIGEPTLSFLDLVLLFVQQMTIGAAIGFLMARGLTYLLNHIKLEYEGLYPVLTFTMVFLIYGLTAIIGGNGFLAVYLAGLLLANSDFVHKKSLVRFHDGIAWLMQIIMFLTLGLLVLPSHLSYVWGVGIFTAAFLVLVARPLSVFITLLPWKMKLREKAMVMWVGLRGAVPIILATFPMLSGIEQSEMIFNVVFFIVMLSVVVQGTTIPFVARLLRVDSPLFLKARYPLEFEPAPGSKGELVDIFVPPDSFVTGKRLLDIHFPKGVLVALILRNDEYLVPGGQTIIEAGDLLLILADTTTLAELKAFIGRKKETAS
- a CDS encoding DUF6268 family outer membrane beta-barrel protein, encoding MRQAVAGRITVFIMTFACVLSTIGTQATLAESGPSFSVSYDLLPYQDFDEPIIDTVVGTDTTYLNHPQAQLRKLRGSLSLPIVIWKDRTVLVNDFSYQLIEFRYRELVYPLERLQSASYTLMLQHRLSQKWSVWALGTPTLASDLQAEISQDDFNFQAAAVFIRHFSERFSLGFGAAYTTLFGSGEFVPLLAFDWNNGRNLAARGIIPNNLELWYRPAAAIDVGLVLSGDGNNFRGDPDIYLVPNPEVRYTMLTAGAAIKISLTKFTRLQVESGIIALHRFEFFDGDTETSSYDLKPNQYARIGLRFGG